A window of the Microbacterium sp. LWH13-1.2 genome harbors these coding sequences:
- a CDS encoding GntR family transcriptional regulator has translation MNQQGMLADALRQQIIDGAFAPGSRLSESAIAEHFGVARNTLREAFRVLAEQGLLEHIPHRGVSVASPSIADVIDIYRARRIIECTALLHSEPEHPAVQQMQEAVLAAEAAAQDAVLDDSETWRAVGSANMAFHVALVALADSPRLARTYRDLAAELRLAFLKIDDPRSLHEPFVRKNRAVLDTFLTRGAQAGADELERYLVQSERVVLGAFARMKLG, from the coding sequence ATGAACCAGCAGGGCATGCTCGCCGATGCGCTCCGACAGCAGATCATCGACGGAGCCTTCGCGCCCGGTTCACGACTGTCGGAGTCGGCCATCGCCGAGCACTTCGGCGTCGCACGCAACACCCTGCGCGAGGCGTTCCGCGTCCTCGCCGAGCAGGGGCTGCTCGAGCACATCCCGCACCGAGGAGTCTCCGTCGCCTCGCCGTCGATCGCCGATGTCATCGACATCTATCGAGCACGCCGCATCATCGAATGCACCGCGCTGCTGCACTCCGAGCCCGAGCACCCGGCGGTCCAGCAGATGCAGGAGGCGGTGCTCGCCGCAGAGGCGGCCGCCCAGGATGCCGTCCTCGACGACTCCGAGACCTGGCGCGCGGTCGGCAGCGCCAACATGGCGTTCCACGTCGCCCTGGTGGCTCTGGCCGACAGCCCGCGGTTGGCGCGCACCTATCGAGACCTGGCCGCAGAGTTGCGACTCGCCTTCCTGAAGATCGACGACCCCCGATCGCTGCACGAGCCGTTCGTCCGCAAGAACCGCGCCGTGCTCGACACGTTCCTGACGCGAGGAGCGCAGGCGGGAGCCGACGAGCTCGAGCGCTACCTCGTGCAGTCGGAGCGCGTCGTACTCGGCGCGTTCGCCCGTA